Proteins encoded within one genomic window of Amycolatopsis nigrescens CSC17Ta-90:
- a CDS encoding YbaB/EbfC family nucleoid-associated protein → MTEHRAQVAELLADYQRSRAQLASVQRELAAITASAENADRTVTATAGPRGTLTGLVIAEDAYRRYTPAELAAQIVRTAGAAAVKALTGAGEVLAPVLPGGTDPQALLLGTGDLSADEIAPPPPKPDPDDDVSFEEQSWVEEQEWPKPR, encoded by the coding sequence GTGACCGAGCACCGGGCACAGGTTGCCGAGTTGCTGGCCGACTACCAGCGCAGCCGTGCGCAGCTGGCCTCGGTCCAGCGCGAGCTGGCCGCGATCACCGCCAGCGCGGAGAACGCGGACCGCACGGTGACCGCGACCGCCGGCCCGCGCGGCACGCTGACCGGACTGGTCATCGCCGAGGACGCCTACCGCCGGTACACCCCGGCCGAGTTGGCCGCGCAGATCGTGCGCACCGCCGGGGCGGCCGCGGTCAAGGCGCTCACCGGGGCCGGTGAGGTGCTCGCGCCGGTGCTGCCCGGCGGCACCGACCCGCAGGCGCTGCTGCTGGGCACGGGTGATCTTTCGGCGGACGAGATCGCGCCACCGCCGCCGAAGCCCGATCCTGATGACGACGTGAGCTTCGAGGAGCAGAGCTGGGTGGAGGAGCAGGAATGGCCGAAGCCCCGATGA